A DNA window from Anastrepha ludens isolate Willacy chromosome 6, idAnaLude1.1, whole genome shotgun sequence contains the following coding sequences:
- the LOC128866909 gene encoding centrosomin isoform X2, protein MSESKAFESRRLNSSKERSDAEIAGTTTAQLHSEMSSLHEISVIENMTSFLLEHGGADVDSKVLRTIAEALSKRVHDTSPSTLKDVTMEHPYGVGFPCVSLQGHGVSSPPVQGRSVREFEEQMASLRKENFNLKLRLYFLEESVPGYHQSNAEGPESLMKQLIDTKVEIEILRKELEEKQDLLKEAAQAMNHMEQIQKETETKGQAFIDELKQKIQFLEMERDLDKTHHSGFMNDLLGHSDISENVNALQKIRELEGMVTQCEGKMHALQMQNSKLEEIIAKRDEAIKEYEEKVKELAFQNAELLETMENKEKEMATAELNLKSLRLTNAKLKEGNNNLIRVLKITEENYHKEFSNTKLELREKKMQLADKLCELDDAQEELKKLRKSYDTACRTLQQLLQREKSLQDSGSRTLSDSEALQNSAQKCDHEKTIKSLESEVKKKTAALQNLVNNELWQKNREIERLTKFINANTTSPLSPTAVRKNLESLQLQQSFTETDYTKALEHNKLLQRKVDVLNQRLVSERTNDALIEELRREARTARAEADNAETCRRAYAKVFVALSDRLYELAGFLNSLMKNKEVLSFLSTERRRAMRTAVDCSLDLSTSIRESLTIGEQSFEGISNLSRLLMDDEERESCLVSKTHNSQEQFRGRQSFDVLRSENRALRKILDGRRSCGGADYAKDAKERRSLPPFLLDNLSESEAWSEPDRQVSMARIGLEEHATTAAAATAKDSATKQTPPTAETDSESESDVLQQSRTMKLRNQERIAQLEKQIAQRDDRILMIQFQLVEADNNLKKESLRATSLTQEIEQLRHRNEELLTDLISIGGEQSKDGTAMSESSQLNNSLLQRQIDEKCRVIEQLQEERDRITVEARLAEVQVGALKADIEDIKQKYEIQLKLASEKERQHLDELKNELEQLMQQRLKEQERVHKETLTREWVARTTYDDCRTQLTNMQSRYIESERTIEYLTDNEQDLKRALITSEMEIRGLKKQLDESVLQASKVVTERTKLCNEKLQLEKRLMELQQQLSAAGTLQEETKKRVTALERLQQTLNEQIQQSQIAAENRPNASDTSPSGYASDDVQKSSTKRDSNSSPDLGIHSDTGRVSSLEMSHMQRSLLKTVTVPEAASELAANEDTTYSIQDKKHISNLAANKRVQHSLSSDLGIDSDAGRTRSADAKKESPGSAETDDSNTENKMSVANVNTSNANTSGTSGTMPIHDCIKVEQENAELRRKLAQTKRAFEDTYKKLHISNKRKENFEKEVKEQILKTKNTLKYARFHMSKVQPPLNAQHHHQQEQPQSTHQAHHQQTQQQQQRNVTNVDDGDNTTKSSSDAPH, encoded by the exons CACAAGTCCGAGCACACTGAAGGATGTTACAATGGAGCACCCAt ATGGAGTTGGATTTCCGTGTGTCAGCTTGCAAGGACATGGCGTGTCATCGCCACCTGTACAAGGGCGTTCAGTGCGCGAATTCGAAGAGCAAATGGCATCGCTACGTAAAGAGAATTTCAATCTAAAATTACGCTTATATTTTTTGGAGGAAAGTGTGCCAGGTTATCATCAATCAAATGCAGAGGGTCCGGAGTCGCTGATGAAGCAGCTGATTGATACGAAG GTTGAAATTGAAATCTTGCGTAAGGAACTTGAAGAGAAGcaagatttattgaaggaagCTGCACAGGCCATGAATCACATGGAACAAATACAAAAAGAGACTGAAACCAAGGGACAAGCCTTTATAGACGAACTAAAACAGAAGATACAATTTTTggag ATGGAACGCGATTTGGATAAAACTCATCACAGCGGTTTTATGAATGATTTGCTCGGACACTCAGATATATCGGAAAATGTGAATGCTTTACAAAAA ATTCGTGAACTGGAGGGTATGGTCACACAGTGCGAGGGTAAAATGCATGCGTTGCAAATGCAAAACTCGAAATTGGAAGAGATCATAGCAAAACGCGATGAGGCAATCAAAGAATATGAGGAAAAAGTAAAAGAGTTGGCATTTCAAAATGCTGAACTGCTGGAAACGATGGAGAACAAGGAGAAGGAAATGGCGACAGCGGAG CTAAATTTGAAAAGTCTTCGTCTGACCAATGCCAAACTGAAGGAAGGCAATAACAATTTAATCCGTGTTCTAAAAATCACAGAAGAAAATTACCACAAAGAGTTTTCGAATACGAAG CTCGAATTGAGGGAGAAAAAAATGCAGTTGGCTGATAAGCTTTGTGAATTAGATGATGCGCAAGAGGAACTGAAAAAGTTGCGAAAAAGTTATGACACCGCTTGTCGTACACTACAACAACTATTGCAACGCGAGAAAAGTCTACAGGATAGCGGAAGCCGTACGCTGAGTGACTCAGAGGCTTTACAAAATAGTGCACAAAAATGCGATCATGAGAAAACGATCAAGAGCCTTGAATCCGAAGTGAAGAAGAAGACTGCTGCCTTGCAG AACCTTGTCAACAACGAACTTTGGCAAAAGAATCGTGAAATTGAGCGTCTTACCAAATTTATCAACGCCAACACTACATCCCCGCTCTCTCCGACCGCGGTTCGTAAGAATCTAGAGTCTCTCCAACTACAGCAATCCTTCACCGAAACTGACTACACGAAAGCCTtagagcacaacaaactgctccaACGCAAAGTGGACGTGCTGAATCAGCGTCTTGTCAGCGAACGTACCAATGATGCTTTGATCGAAGAGCTGCGCCGCGAAGCGCGCACAGCACGCGCTGAAGCTGACAATGCAGAGACATGTCGACGCGCATATGCTAAGGTCTTCGTAGCGCTTTCCGATCGTCTCTACGAACTGGCCGGCTTCCTTAATTCTCTAATGAAGAACAAAGAAGTGCTGAGTTTCCTGTCGACCGAACGGCGGCGTGCTATGCGTACTGCTGTTGACTGCAGTCTTGATTTGTCTACGAGCATTCGTGAGTCATTGACTATAGGTGAACAAAGTTTCGAAGGTATAAGTAATCTATCACGTTTGCTGATGGACGATGAGGAGCGCGAAAGCTGTTTGGTTAGTAAGACACACAATTCGCAAGAACAATTCCGTGGCCGTCAATCTTTCGATGTGTTACGCTCGGAGAATAGGGCGTTACGTAAGATTTTGGACGGTCGTCGCAGCTGTGGTGGTGCGGATTATGCGAAGGATGCCAAGGAGCGCCGCTCATTGCCGCCATTTTTATTGGATAATTTGAGCGAATCTGAAGCGTGGTCTGAACCGGATCGTCAGGTATCGATGGCACGTATTGGACTGGAGGAGCATGCAACCACAGCCGCTGCCGCCACAGCCAAAGACTCAGCCACCAAACAAACACCGCCCACGGCCGAAACAGATAGCGAGAGCGAAAGTGATGTGCTGCAGCAGAGTCGTACAATGAAGTTGCGAAATCAGGAGCGCATCGCCCAGCTGGAGAAACAAATTGCGCAGCGCGATGATCGCATTTTGATGATTCAATTCCAATTGGTGGAAGCGGACAATAATTTGAAGAAAGAGTCGCTGCGTGCCACATCACTGACGCAAGAGATCGAACAGTTGCGTCACCGCAATGAAGAGTTGTTAACAGATCTGATATCAATAGGCGGCGAACAGTCAAAGGATGGCACCGCTATGTCCGAGAGCTCCCAGCTTAATAATTCTCTACTACAGCGCCAAATAGATGAAAAGTGTCGCGTCATTGAACAATTGCAAGAGGAACGCGATCGCATCACTGTTGAGGCGCGTTTGGCCGAGGTGCAAGTGGGTGCGCTGAAAGCCGATATTGAAGATATCAAACAAAAGTACGAAATTCAGCTGAAACTAGCCAGCGAAAAAGAGCGTCAGCATTTGGATGAGCTAAAGAACGAATTGGAACAACTCATGCAGCAGCGCTTGAAGGAGCAAGAGCGTGTACACAAGGAGACGCTGACGCGTGAATGGGTCGCACGCACAACGTACGATGATTGCAGAACACAATTAACCAACATGCAATCACGGTACATAGAGTCTGAACGCACTATTGAATATCTGACGGACAACGAGCAAGACCTCAAGCGAGCGCTGATAACTAGCGAAATGGAGATACGTGGACTGAAAAAACAATTGGACGAGAGCGTGCTGCAAGCCTCTAAGGTGGTTACCGAACGCACAAAATTATGCAACGAGAAATTGCAGCTGGAGAAACGTTTGATGGAGTTGCAACAACAATTGAGCGCCGCCGGCACGCTGCAGGAGGAAACCAAAAAACGCGTCACCGCGCTTGAACGCTTACAACAAACACTAAACGAGCAAATACAACAATCGCAAATAGCGGCAGAAAATCGACCAAATGCCAGCGATACTTCGCCGTCAGGCTATGCCTCGGACGATGTGCAAAAGTCGAGCACAAAACGCGACAGTAACTCATCGCCTGATCTAGGTATACACAGTGATACGGGACGCGTGTCCAGCCTGGAAATGTCGCACATGCAACGTTCGCTGCTAAAGACTGTGACGGTGCCAGAAGCGGCCAGTGAGTTGGCGGCAAACGAAG ACACAACATACAGTATACAGGATAAGAAACACATTAGCAACTTAGCAGCCAACAAACGCGTACAGCATAGCTTATCTTCCGATCTGGGTATTGACAGCGATGCAGGGCGCACGCGCAGCGCGGATGCCAAAAAGG AATCCCCGGGCAGTGCAGAGACCGACGACAGCAACACGGAGAACAAGATGAGTGTCGCAAACGTGAATACGAGCAACGCAAACACATCTGGCACCAGCGGCACAATGCCAATACACGACTGCATCAAGGTAGAGCAAGAAAATGCCGAATTGCGTCGTAAGCTCGCGCAAACGAAACGCGCATTCGAAGATACCTACAAAAAATTGCACATTTCCAATAAACGCAAAGAGAACTTTGAAAAGGAGGTTAAAGAGCAAATACTAAAAACGAAAAACACACTAAAATATGCGCGCTTCCATATGTCTAAAGTGCAGCCACCACTTAACGCACAGCATCACCATCAGCAAGAGCAACCGCAATCAACGCACCAGGCACATCatcaacaaacacaacaacaacaacaacgtaatGTAACAAATGTTGATGATGGTGATAACACAACAAAGTCGAGTAGTGATGCACCGCATTAG
- the LOC128866909 gene encoding centrosomin isoform X3 has translation MSGIFRSTSLNNTSHSTPQKRYSFGAFCTSPSTLKDVTMEHPYGVGFPCVSLQGHGVSSPPVQGRSVREFEEQMASLRKENFNLKLRLYFLEESVPGYHQSNAEGPESLMKQLIDTKVEIEILRKELEEKQDLLKEAAQAMNHMEQIQKETETKGQAFIDELKQKIQFLEMERDLDKTHHSGFMNDLLGHSDISENVNALQKIRELEGMVTQCEGKMHALQMQNSKLEEIIAKRDEAIKEYEEKVKELAFQNAELLETMENKEKEMATAELNLKSLRLTNAKLKEGNNNLIRVLKITEENYHKEFSNTKVCEKRMREQQDALSKMQLELREKKMQLADKLCELDDAQEELKKLRKSYDTACRTLQQLLQREKSLQDSGSRTLSDSEALQNSAQKCDHEKTIKSLESEVKKKTAALQNLVNNELWQKNREIERLTKFINANTTSPLSPTAVRKNLESLQLQQSFTETDYTKALEHNKLLQRKVDVLNQRLVSERTNDALIEELRREARTARAEADNAETCRRAYAKVFVALSDRLYELAGFLNSLMKNKEVLSFLSTERRRAMRTAVDCSLDLSTSIRESLTIGEQSFEGISNLSRLLMDDEERESCLVSKTHNSQEQFRGRQSFDVLRSENRALRKILDGRRSCGGADYAKDAKERRSLPPFLLDNLSESEAWSEPDRQVSMARIGLEEHATTAAAATAKDSATKQTPPTAETDSESESDVLQQSRTMKLRNQERIAQLEKQIAQRDDRILMIQFQLVEADNNLKKESLRATSLTQEIEQLRHRNEELLTDLISIGGEQSKDGTAMSESSQLNNSLLQRQIDEKCRVIEQLQEERDRITVEARLAEVQVGALKADIEDIKQKYEIQLKLASEKERQHLDELKNELEQLMQQRLKEQERVHKETLTREWVARTTYDDCRTQLTNMQSRYIESERTIEYLTDNEQDLKRALITSEMEIRGLKKQLDESVLQASKVVTERTKLCNEKLQLEKRLMELQQQLSAAGTLQEETKKRVTALERLQQTLNEQIQQSQIAAENRPNASDTSPSGYASDDVQKSSTKRDSNSSPDLGIHSDTGRVSSLEMSHMQRSLLKTVTVPEAASELAANEDTTYSIQDKKHISNLAANKRVQHSLSSDLGIDSDAGRTRSADAKKESPGSAETDDSNTENKMSVANVNTSNANTSGTSGTMPIHDCIKVEQENAELRRKLAQTKRAFEDTYKKLHISNKRKENFEKEVKEQILKTKNTLKYARFHMSKVQPPLNAQHHHQQEQPQSTHQAHHQQTQQQQQRNVTNVDDGDNTTKSSSDAPH, from the exons CACAAGTCCGAGCACACTGAAGGATGTTACAATGGAGCACCCAt ATGGAGTTGGATTTCCGTGTGTCAGCTTGCAAGGACATGGCGTGTCATCGCCACCTGTACAAGGGCGTTCAGTGCGCGAATTCGAAGAGCAAATGGCATCGCTACGTAAAGAGAATTTCAATCTAAAATTACGCTTATATTTTTTGGAGGAAAGTGTGCCAGGTTATCATCAATCAAATGCAGAGGGTCCGGAGTCGCTGATGAAGCAGCTGATTGATACGAAG GTTGAAATTGAAATCTTGCGTAAGGAACTTGAAGAGAAGcaagatttattgaaggaagCTGCACAGGCCATGAATCACATGGAACAAATACAAAAAGAGACTGAAACCAAGGGACAAGCCTTTATAGACGAACTAAAACAGAAGATACAATTTTTggag ATGGAACGCGATTTGGATAAAACTCATCACAGCGGTTTTATGAATGATTTGCTCGGACACTCAGATATATCGGAAAATGTGAATGCTTTACAAAAA ATTCGTGAACTGGAGGGTATGGTCACACAGTGCGAGGGTAAAATGCATGCGTTGCAAATGCAAAACTCGAAATTGGAAGAGATCATAGCAAAACGCGATGAGGCAATCAAAGAATATGAGGAAAAAGTAAAAGAGTTGGCATTTCAAAATGCTGAACTGCTGGAAACGATGGAGAACAAGGAGAAGGAAATGGCGACAGCGGAG CTAAATTTGAAAAGTCTTCGTCTGACCAATGCCAAACTGAAGGAAGGCAATAACAATTTAATCCGTGTTCTAAAAATCACAGAAGAAAATTACCACAAAGAGTTTTCGAATACGAAGGTATGTGAAAAACGAATGAGAGAACAACAGGATGCATTAAGCAAAATGCAA CTCGAATTGAGGGAGAAAAAAATGCAGTTGGCTGATAAGCTTTGTGAATTAGATGATGCGCAAGAGGAACTGAAAAAGTTGCGAAAAAGTTATGACACCGCTTGTCGTACACTACAACAACTATTGCAACGCGAGAAAAGTCTACAGGATAGCGGAAGCCGTACGCTGAGTGACTCAGAGGCTTTACAAAATAGTGCACAAAAATGCGATCATGAGAAAACGATCAAGAGCCTTGAATCCGAAGTGAAGAAGAAGACTGCTGCCTTGCAG AACCTTGTCAACAACGAACTTTGGCAAAAGAATCGTGAAATTGAGCGTCTTACCAAATTTATCAACGCCAACACTACATCCCCGCTCTCTCCGACCGCGGTTCGTAAGAATCTAGAGTCTCTCCAACTACAGCAATCCTTCACCGAAACTGACTACACGAAAGCCTtagagcacaacaaactgctccaACGCAAAGTGGACGTGCTGAATCAGCGTCTTGTCAGCGAACGTACCAATGATGCTTTGATCGAAGAGCTGCGCCGCGAAGCGCGCACAGCACGCGCTGAAGCTGACAATGCAGAGACATGTCGACGCGCATATGCTAAGGTCTTCGTAGCGCTTTCCGATCGTCTCTACGAACTGGCCGGCTTCCTTAATTCTCTAATGAAGAACAAAGAAGTGCTGAGTTTCCTGTCGACCGAACGGCGGCGTGCTATGCGTACTGCTGTTGACTGCAGTCTTGATTTGTCTACGAGCATTCGTGAGTCATTGACTATAGGTGAACAAAGTTTCGAAGGTATAAGTAATCTATCACGTTTGCTGATGGACGATGAGGAGCGCGAAAGCTGTTTGGTTAGTAAGACACACAATTCGCAAGAACAATTCCGTGGCCGTCAATCTTTCGATGTGTTACGCTCGGAGAATAGGGCGTTACGTAAGATTTTGGACGGTCGTCGCAGCTGTGGTGGTGCGGATTATGCGAAGGATGCCAAGGAGCGCCGCTCATTGCCGCCATTTTTATTGGATAATTTGAGCGAATCTGAAGCGTGGTCTGAACCGGATCGTCAGGTATCGATGGCACGTATTGGACTGGAGGAGCATGCAACCACAGCCGCTGCCGCCACAGCCAAAGACTCAGCCACCAAACAAACACCGCCCACGGCCGAAACAGATAGCGAGAGCGAAAGTGATGTGCTGCAGCAGAGTCGTACAATGAAGTTGCGAAATCAGGAGCGCATCGCCCAGCTGGAGAAACAAATTGCGCAGCGCGATGATCGCATTTTGATGATTCAATTCCAATTGGTGGAAGCGGACAATAATTTGAAGAAAGAGTCGCTGCGTGCCACATCACTGACGCAAGAGATCGAACAGTTGCGTCACCGCAATGAAGAGTTGTTAACAGATCTGATATCAATAGGCGGCGAACAGTCAAAGGATGGCACCGCTATGTCCGAGAGCTCCCAGCTTAATAATTCTCTACTACAGCGCCAAATAGATGAAAAGTGTCGCGTCATTGAACAATTGCAAGAGGAACGCGATCGCATCACTGTTGAGGCGCGTTTGGCCGAGGTGCAAGTGGGTGCGCTGAAAGCCGATATTGAAGATATCAAACAAAAGTACGAAATTCAGCTGAAACTAGCCAGCGAAAAAGAGCGTCAGCATTTGGATGAGCTAAAGAACGAATTGGAACAACTCATGCAGCAGCGCTTGAAGGAGCAAGAGCGTGTACACAAGGAGACGCTGACGCGTGAATGGGTCGCACGCACAACGTACGATGATTGCAGAACACAATTAACCAACATGCAATCACGGTACATAGAGTCTGAACGCACTATTGAATATCTGACGGACAACGAGCAAGACCTCAAGCGAGCGCTGATAACTAGCGAAATGGAGATACGTGGACTGAAAAAACAATTGGACGAGAGCGTGCTGCAAGCCTCTAAGGTGGTTACCGAACGCACAAAATTATGCAACGAGAAATTGCAGCTGGAGAAACGTTTGATGGAGTTGCAACAACAATTGAGCGCCGCCGGCACGCTGCAGGAGGAAACCAAAAAACGCGTCACCGCGCTTGAACGCTTACAACAAACACTAAACGAGCAAATACAACAATCGCAAATAGCGGCAGAAAATCGACCAAATGCCAGCGATACTTCGCCGTCAGGCTATGCCTCGGACGATGTGCAAAAGTCGAGCACAAAACGCGACAGTAACTCATCGCCTGATCTAGGTATACACAGTGATACGGGACGCGTGTCCAGCCTGGAAATGTCGCACATGCAACGTTCGCTGCTAAAGACTGTGACGGTGCCAGAAGCGGCCAGTGAGTTGGCGGCAAACGAAG ACACAACATACAGTATACAGGATAAGAAACACATTAGCAACTTAGCAGCCAACAAACGCGTACAGCATAGCTTATCTTCCGATCTGGGTATTGACAGCGATGCAGGGCGCACGCGCAGCGCGGATGCCAAAAAGG AATCCCCGGGCAGTGCAGAGACCGACGACAGCAACACGGAGAACAAGATGAGTGTCGCAAACGTGAATACGAGCAACGCAAACACATCTGGCACCAGCGGCACAATGCCAATACACGACTGCATCAAGGTAGAGCAAGAAAATGCCGAATTGCGTCGTAAGCTCGCGCAAACGAAACGCGCATTCGAAGATACCTACAAAAAATTGCACATTTCCAATAAACGCAAAGAGAACTTTGAAAAGGAGGTTAAAGAGCAAATACTAAAAACGAAAAACACACTAAAATATGCGCGCTTCCATATGTCTAAAGTGCAGCCACCACTTAACGCACAGCATCACCATCAGCAAGAGCAACCGCAATCAACGCACCAGGCACATCatcaacaaacacaacaacaacaacaacgtaatGTAACAAATGTTGATGATGGTGATAACACAACAAAGTCGAGTAGTGATGCACCGCATTAG